In the Caballeronia sp. LZ062 genome, one interval contains:
- the ftsZ gene encoding cell division protein FtsZ: MDFEMLETETNGTIIKVVGVGGAGGNAVQHMINRGVQGVDFIVMNTDAQALARSRAPHVLQLGMTGLGAGAKPEKGKEAAEDARERIADALRGAHMVFITAGMGGGTGTGAAPVVAQIAKEMGILTVGVVSKPFEFEGGRRMRVAEAGSQQLEDHVDSLIVVLNDKLFEVMGDDAEMDKCFQCADDVLNNAVAGIAEIINVDGLVNVDFEDVKTVMGEQGKAMMGTATVAGVDRARLAAEQAVASPLLEGVDLSGARGVLVNITSSRSLRLSETREVMNTIKSYAADDATVIFGAVYDDAMGDALRVTVVATGLGRAAKKQQQAPMTLLRTGTDNQPVAHASHNTYAPQHGQATDYGSLDTPAVWRSSRETAASHVQALQEKGVDTYDIPAFLRKQAD, from the coding sequence ATGGATTTCGAAATGCTGGAAACGGAAACCAACGGAACGATCATCAAGGTGGTCGGAGTTGGTGGTGCGGGCGGCAATGCCGTTCAGCACATGATCAACCGGGGTGTGCAGGGCGTCGATTTCATCGTGATGAACACCGACGCACAGGCGCTCGCACGTTCGCGCGCGCCGCACGTGTTGCAGCTGGGCATGACCGGCCTGGGCGCAGGCGCCAAGCCGGAGAAGGGCAAGGAAGCGGCTGAAGATGCGCGCGAGCGTATCGCCGATGCACTGCGCGGCGCGCACATGGTGTTCATCACCGCGGGCATGGGCGGCGGCACGGGCACGGGCGCTGCGCCCGTGGTCGCGCAGATCGCGAAGGAAATGGGCATTCTGACGGTCGGCGTCGTGAGCAAGCCGTTCGAATTCGAAGGCGGCCGCCGTATGCGCGTGGCGGAAGCCGGCTCGCAGCAACTGGAGGATCACGTCGATTCGCTGATCGTCGTGTTGAACGACAAGCTCTTCGAGGTGATGGGCGACGACGCCGAGATGGACAAGTGCTTCCAGTGCGCAGATGACGTGCTGAACAACGCTGTCGCGGGCATTGCGGAAATCATCAACGTCGATGGTCTCGTGAACGTCGACTTCGAAGACGTGAAGACCGTGATGGGCGAGCAGGGCAAGGCGATGATGGGCACGGCGACCGTCGCCGGCGTCGATCGCGCGCGTCTCGCGGCTGAACAGGCGGTGGCGAGCCCGCTGCTCGAAGGCGTCGATCTGTCGGGTGCGCGTGGCGTGCTGGTCAACATCACGTCGAGCCGTTCGCTGCGTCTCTCCGAAACGCGCGAAGTGATGAACACCATCAAGAGCTACGCCGCTGACGACGCAACCGTGATCTTTGGCGCGGTGTACGACGACGCAATGGGCGACGCCCTGCGCGTGACGGTGGTCGCAACGGGCCTCGGCCGCGCGGCGAAGAAGCAGCAGCAAGCGCCGATGACGCTCCTGCGCACGGGCACAGACAATCAGCCGGTCGCGCACGCGTCGCACAACACGTATGCGCCGCAGCACGGTCAGGCAACGGATTACGGTTCGCTGGACACGCCGGCTGTGTGGCGTTCGTCGCGCGAAACGGCGGCATCGCACGTGCAGGCATTGCAGGAAAAGGGCGTCGATACGTACGACATCCCGGCGTTCCTGCGCAAGCAAGCGGACTGA
- the ftsA gene encoding cell division protein FtsA: protein MSKDYKDLLVSLDIGTSKVVAIVAELKGEGHYEVIGLGQSDSKGLKKGVVVNIEATVQSIQRALEEAELMADCKITNVFTGIAGSHIRSFNSSGMVAIKDKEVTQTDVARVIETAKAINIPTDQQVLHILTQEFIIDGQEDVREPIGMSGIRLEVKVHIVTGAVSAAQNIVKCVRRCGLEVNDLILQPLASSLAVLTEDEKELGVVLVDIGGGTTDIAIFSEGAIRHTAVIPIAGDQITSDVAMALRTPTPDAEDIKVTYGIAKQALADPDEMIEVPGLGERGPRTLSRQALAAVVEPRVEELFSLVQQVVRESGYEELLSSGVVLTGGAAMMPGMVELGEDIFLKPVRIGVPEYAGGLADVVRNPRYSTAMGLLAEGRSQRMRGRKVAVQNGSMGQVLTRMKDWFLGNF, encoded by the coding sequence ATGAGCAAAGACTACAAAGACCTGCTGGTTTCCCTCGACATCGGAACGTCGAAGGTGGTCGCGATCGTCGCCGAACTGAAGGGCGAAGGCCACTACGAGGTGATCGGACTCGGTCAGAGCGACTCGAAGGGGTTGAAGAAAGGCGTCGTGGTCAACATCGAGGCAACGGTGCAATCCATTCAGCGCGCGCTTGAAGAAGCCGAGCTGATGGCGGACTGCAAGATCACGAACGTCTTCACCGGCATCGCGGGCAGCCACATTCGCAGCTTCAATTCGAGCGGCATGGTCGCGATCAAGGACAAGGAAGTCACGCAGACGGACGTCGCTCGCGTGATCGAAACGGCCAAGGCGATCAACATTCCGACCGATCAGCAGGTGCTGCACATCCTGACGCAGGAATTCATCATCGACGGTCAGGAAGACGTGCGCGAGCCGATCGGCATGAGCGGCATTCGCCTCGAAGTGAAGGTGCATATCGTCACGGGCGCGGTGAGCGCGGCGCAAAACATCGTGAAGTGCGTGCGCCGCTGCGGGCTCGAAGTGAATGACCTCATCCTGCAGCCGCTTGCGTCGTCGCTCGCGGTGCTGACCGAGGACGAAAAGGAACTGGGCGTCGTGCTCGTCGATATCGGCGGCGGCACCACCGACATCGCCATTTTCAGCGAAGGCGCGATTCGTCATACGGCGGTGATTCCGATCGCGGGCGATCAGATCACGAGCGACGTCGCGATGGCGCTGCGCACGCCGACGCCCGACGCGGAAGACATCAAGGTGACGTACGGCATCGCCAAGCAGGCGCTCGCGGACCCCGACGAGATGATCGAAGTGCCGGGTCTCGGCGAACGCGGTCCGCGCACGCTGTCGCGTCAGGCGCTGGCCGCGGTGGTCGAGCCGCGCGTCGAAGAGCTGTTCTCGCTCGTGCAGCAGGTCGTGCGCGAATCCGGCTACGAAGAGCTGCTGTCGAGCGGCGTGGTGCTGACCGGCGGCGCGGCGATGATGCCCGGCATGGTCGAACTCGGCGAAGACATCTTTCTGAAACCGGTGCGCATCGGCGTGCCGGAGTACGCAGGCGGTCTCGCGGACGTCGTGCGCAACCCGCGCTATTCGACCGCCATGGGCCTGCTCGCCGAAGGACGCTCGCAGCGTATGCGCGGACGCAAGGTCGCAGTGCAGAACGGATCGATGGGGCAAGTGCTCACACGAATGAAAGACTGGTTCCTCGGAAACTTCTGA